Proteins encoded by one window of Clostridium cagae:
- a CDS encoding TVP38/TMEM64 family protein, whose product MDWIDRLFQLCRDSFELMFVIGFLVAFTESFFSPLPLLGIVITNSVLLGFLPGLIASTLGSVLGSTLLFYICKEIGNIRFINKIKTNQVDKIIEWVRVQGFLPMTISYSCPFIPGFLVTIAAGISKKSITKYFPGMLCGKVIMFSVASYIGYDLKGFLTSPLKIAIVALIVGVSLFIGKKLSKRMEMRELNKAYI is encoded by the coding sequence ATGGATTGGATAGATAGATTGTTTCAATTATGTCGAGATAGTTTTGAATTAATGTTTGTGATAGGCTTTCTAGTAGCTTTCACTGAAAGCTTCTTTTCACCACTACCACTTTTAGGGATAGTTATAACAAATTCAGTATTGTTAGGATTTCTTCCAGGATTAATAGCATCTACATTGGGTTCGGTACTTGGATCAACATTATTATTTTATATATGCAAAGAGATTGGCAATATAAGGTTTATCAATAAGATTAAAACTAATCAGGTTGATAAAATTATAGAATGGGTTAGAGTTCAAGGATTTTTACCTATGACTATAAGTTATTCATGTCCATTTATACCTGGATTTCTTGTAACAATAGCAGCAGGTATATCAAAGAAGAGTATAACTAAATATTTTCCTGGAATGCTTTGTGGAAAAGTAATTATGTTTTCTGTAGCAAGTTATATAGGATATGATTTAAAGGGATTTTTAACAAGTCCATTAAAAATAGCTATTGTAGCATTAATTGTTGGAGTATCACTTTTTATAGGAAAAAAACTAAGTAAGAGAATGGAAATGAGAGAATTAAACAAAGCATATATTTAG
- the ade gene encoding adenine deaminase — MKIDMNLLKRRIKVANKEVKADTVVKNGKILNVFTGDIKRGDIAIVDGFIAGIGQYEGEQIIDAQDKVIVPGFIDGHMHIESTMLTPNELSKVLIQHGVTTVMADPHEIGNVAGIDGLNFMLNASEELLIDVFIMLPSCVPATSFENSGAKLDAEDLQPFYTHPRVLGLAEFMDFSSIVNLNEKMLQKIINAHLNGSIVDGHAPGLSKEELNVYISTGIYADHECANVKEAKERLELGMYLMIREGTAAKELKKLIKVVTPTNSRRCMLVTDDKLPDDLIVEGSVDHNVRLAIKEGLDPVTAIQMVTINAAEFFGLRSFGAIAPGYQADLLILDELQNVSIDKVLKKGICVVDNGEIKKEEFKINDNSKELAMKLPKINMKELEKNAFEIPLSSDLCNVIEIVPNSLITYHRVEKVDIDKGNFSASISNDQLKMAVIERHHATGNIGLGIVKGFGIKNGAIATTVAHDSHNIVVIGTSDEEMFLAVNHLKKMNGGIAIASGKEIIASLPLAIGGLISENGYLEVQEQLKILNQALSIIGVNADFNPFLTLSFLTLPVIPEIKLTDTGLFEFKTFSHIGVQA, encoded by the coding sequence ATGAAAATTGATATGAATTTATTAAAGAGAAGAATTAAAGTAGCTAATAAGGAGGTAAAGGCAGATACAGTTGTGAAAAATGGGAAAATACTAAATGTTTTTACTGGAGATATCAAGAGAGGAGATATAGCTATTGTAGATGGATTTATAGCAGGTATTGGTCAGTATGAGGGGGAACAAATTATAGATGCACAGGACAAAGTCATAGTCCCTGGATTTATTGATGGCCATATGCATATAGAAAGTACAATGTTGACACCAAATGAATTATCAAAAGTTCTCATTCAACATGGTGTTACTACAGTAATGGCTGATCCTCATGAAATTGGAAATGTTGCAGGTATAGATGGGCTCAACTTTATGTTAAATGCATCAGAAGAATTGCTGATAGATGTATTTATCATGCTTCCTTCATGTGTTCCAGCAACTTCATTTGAAAATAGTGGAGCAAAACTTGATGCAGAAGATTTACAACCTTTTTACACACATCCAAGGGTTTTAGGACTTGCAGAATTTATGGATTTTTCGTCTATAGTAAATTTAAATGAAAAAATGTTACAGAAAATTATTAATGCTCATTTAAATGGAAGCATTGTAGATGGACATGCTCCAGGACTTAGTAAAGAAGAGTTAAACGTATATATATCTACAGGGATTTATGCAGATCATGAATGTGCTAATGTTAAAGAAGCAAAGGAACGTTTAGAATTAGGTATGTATTTAATGATTAGGGAAGGTACAGCAGCTAAAGAATTAAAAAAACTAATAAAAGTTGTAACTCCAACAAATTCAAGAAGATGTATGTTGGTTACAGATGATAAATTACCTGATGATTTGATTGTTGAAGGTAGCGTAGATCATAATGTTAGGCTTGCAATAAAAGAAGGACTAGATCCAGTTACAGCGATTCAAATGGTAACAATTAATGCAGCAGAATTTTTTGGTCTTCGTAGTTTTGGAGCAATAGCACCAGGATATCAAGCTGATTTATTAATATTAGATGAATTACAGAATGTTTCAATAGATAAAGTTTTAAAGAAGGGGATATGTGTTGTAGATAATGGGGAAATAAAGAAAGAAGAATTTAAAATAAATGATAACAGTAAAGAATTAGCTATGAAGTTACCTAAGATAAACATGAAAGAGTTAGAAAAAAATGCTTTTGAAATACCTTTATCTTCTGATTTATGCAATGTAATAGAAATAGTTCCTAATAGTTTAATAACATATCATAGAGTTGAAAAAGTTGATATAGATAAAGGCAATTTTAGTGCATCAATCTCTAATGACCAATTAAAGATGGCTGTAATAGAAAGGCATCACGCAACAGGAAATATTGGATTGGGAATTGTTAAAGGATTTGGTATAAAAAATGGAGCAATTGCAACAACGGTAGCTCATGATTCCCATAACATTGTAGTTATTGGAACTTCTGATGAAGAAATGTTTTTAGCAGTTAATCATCTTAAAAAGATGAATGGAGGAATTGCAATTGCTTCAGGTAAAGAAATTATAGCATCATTACCTCTTGCTATAGGAGGATTAATATCTGAGAATGGCTATTTAGAGGTTCAAGAACAACTTAAAATTTTAAATCAAGCTTTAAGTATAATAGGAGTTAATGCAGATTTTAATCCTTTTCTAACTTTATCATTTTTAACTCTTCCAGTTATTCCGGAAATCAAGTTAACAGATACTGGATTATTTGAATTTAAAACATTTTCTCATATAGGAGTTCAAGCTTAA
- the asnB gene encoding asparagine synthase B has translation MCTIMCYTGTDMKHEKFAEALQRTESRGPDMTEILTLPSGILGFQRLAIMDLSFGGMQPFTRKKDASICNGEIYGFRKLKEELMAKGHKFISDSDCEILLPMYLEYGLDMFTKLDAEYAAVIYDGEKDTFIAARDPIGIRPLFYGYSECGKIMFASEAKNLVGLTEKIMSFPPGHYYADGKFTCYCDIASVEGDYCKDDLDVICSNIHDKLVTAIEKRMDADASVGFLLSGGLDSSLVCSIAQKMYPDKPIKTFAIGMTEDAIDLKYAKEVADYIHSDHTVVYMTKEEVLESLEEVIKLLGTFDITTIRASIGMYLICKKIHEISDVRVLLTGEISDELFGYKYTDFAPNAEEFQKESQKRIKELFMYDVLRADRCIASNSLEARVPFGDLDFVKYVMSIDPEKKLNKYNMGKYLLRHSFEGDYLPHNILYREKAAFSDAVGHSMVDYLKEYAETVYNGKDFDKISEKYNYHAQPFTKESLLYREIFEKYYPGQAEMIVDFWMPNKEWEGCAVDDPSARALSNYGDSGL, from the coding sequence ATGTGTACAATTATGTGTTATACAGGAACAGATATGAAACATGAAAAATTTGCTGAGGCATTACAAAGAACTGAGTCTAGAGGGCCAGATATGACTGAAATTCTAACTTTACCATCTGGTATTTTAGGTTTTCAAAGACTTGCTATTATGGATTTAAGTTTTGGTGGAATGCAACCATTCACAAGAAAAAAAGATGCATCTATCTGTAATGGTGAAATTTATGGATTCCGTAAATTAAAAGAAGAACTAATGGCAAAAGGCCATAAATTTATTTCTGACAGTGATTGCGAAATATTACTTCCAATGTACTTAGAGTACGGGCTAGATATGTTCACAAAATTAGATGCTGAATACGCAGCCGTTATCTATGATGGAGAAAAGGATACTTTCATTGCAGCAAGAGATCCAATTGGAATTCGTCCTCTATTCTATGGCTATTCTGAATGCGGTAAAATCATGTTTGCCAGTGAAGCTAAAAATTTAGTTGGTCTTACAGAAAAGATTATGTCATTTCCACCAGGACATTATTATGCTGATGGTAAATTTACATGCTACTGTGATATCGCATCAGTAGAGGGTGATTACTGTAAAGATGACTTAGACGTTATTTGTAGTAACATTCATGACAAATTAGTAACTGCTATAGAAAAACGTATGGATGCTGATGCTTCAGTAGGTTTCTTATTAAGTGGTGGCTTAGACAGCTCATTAGTATGTTCAATTGCTCAAAAAATGTATCCTGATAAACCAATAAAAACATTTGCTATAGGTATGACAGAAGATGCCATTGATTTAAAATATGCAAAAGAAGTTGCAGATTACATTCATAGTGATCATACTGTTGTTTACATGACAAAAGAAGAAGTTCTTGAATCACTTGAAGAAGTTATTAAACTTCTTGGAACATTTGATATTACAACAATAAGAGCTAGTATTGGTATGTATTTAATCTGTAAAAAAATACATGAGATTTCTGATGTGAGAGTACTTTTAACCGGTGAAATCTCTGATGAATTATTTGGATATAAATATACTGATTTTGCTCCAAACGCAGAAGAATTCCAAAAAGAATCACAAAAGAGAATAAAAGAACTCTTTATGTATGATGTACTTCGAGCAGACCGTTGTATCGCATCTAATTCTTTAGAAGCAAGAGTACCATTTGGCGATTTAGATTTTGTAAAATATGTTATGTCTATTGACCCTGAAAAGAAATTAAACAAATATAATATGGGTAAATATCTTTTAAGACATTCTTTTGAAGGTGATTATCTTCCACATAATATTTTATATCGTGAAAAAGCAGCCTTTAGCGATGCTGTAGGACATTCTATGGTAGATTATTTAAAAGAGTATGCAGAAACAGTCTATAATGGTAAAGATTTTGATAAAATAAGTGAAAAGTATAACTACCATGCTCAACCATTCACAAAAGAATCATTGTTATATAGAGAAATTTTTGAAAAATACTATCCAGGCCAAGCAGAAATGATAGTTGATTTTTGGATGCCAAACAAAGAGTGGGAAGGCTGTGCTGTAGACGATCCTAGTGCCAGAGCATTATCAAATTATGGTGATAGCGGACTATAA
- a CDS encoding DUF4317 domain-containing protein yields the protein MKRKDVLELKKRLKKDDCTFTKMCGCYVDSQKDIVLNIKETFLNLKDEEFFKYLEIAKKTLSGTIGNNLLELNFHLDEENIGGKQHSLMELKKSKLKDNALLDKFYKSIIDNYDYTGNFLILVFHDAYDVVTKTTDNAKLDESEEVYEYLLCAICPVSLSKPGLGYLEDENRIGARIRDWIVGAPDLGFVFPAFTDRSTDIHSVMYYTKNVKDPHAELMEGGLGCDSKQTATEQKETFHTIIRNAIGNDDEKSDDLLIEIQETLNNMVDEHEIVNDKNGEPIILTNDKIQNILTESGISEEITAKIEKSYTEEFGDTPPVVEHLIDTKVLAANAKRKKEKELEQKVQILEQRLEETKQDITLDSDFESDLKSETDILLETASDLEIESKTTTAPNYDVVLRVKPQKVAQIKSQIINGQKCIVIPMDDNEQANVNGTDTLL from the coding sequence ATGAAAAGAAAAGATGTATTGGAATTAAAAAAACGTTTAAAAAAGGATGACTGTACATTTACCAAAATGTGTGGTTGCTACGTAGATTCTCAAAAAGATATTGTATTAAATATTAAAGAAACATTTCTAAATCTAAAAGATGAAGAATTTTTCAAATATTTAGAGATTGCAAAAAAAACATTATCAGGAACAATCGGAAACAATCTTTTAGAACTTAACTTTCATCTTGATGAAGAAAATATAGGTGGTAAACAACATTCTCTAATGGAGCTAAAAAAAAGTAAGTTAAAAGATAATGCTCTACTTGATAAATTCTATAAATCAATTATTGATAATTATGACTATACTGGTAATTTTCTAATACTTGTTTTTCATGATGCTTACGATGTTGTCACAAAAACTACGGATAATGCAAAATTAGATGAATCCGAAGAAGTATACGAATACCTATTATGCGCAATATGTCCAGTATCACTTTCAAAACCAGGTCTTGGATACCTTGAAGATGAAAATCGAATTGGAGCACGTATTAGAGACTGGATAGTTGGAGCTCCAGATCTTGGATTTGTCTTTCCAGCTTTTACAGATCGTAGTACTGATATTCATTCTGTTATGTACTATACCAAAAATGTTAAAGATCCACATGCAGAATTAATGGAAGGCGGACTCGGCTGTGATTCAAAGCAAACTGCTACTGAGCAGAAAGAAACATTCCATACTATTATTCGTAATGCAATTGGAAATGATGATGAAAAATCGGATGACTTATTAATAGAAATACAAGAAACTCTTAATAACATGGTAGATGAACATGAAATTGTCAATGATAAGAATGGTGAACCTATTATCTTGACCAATGATAAAATTCAAAATATTTTAACTGAAAGTGGAATTTCAGAAGAAATTACTGCAAAAATCGAAAAATCTTATACAGAAGAATTTGGTGATACCCCTCCTGTAGTAGAACATTTAATCGATACAAAAGTACTTGCAGCAAATGCTAAAAGAAAAAAAGAAAAGGAACTTGAGCAAAAAGTACAAATATTAGAACAAAGGTTAGAAGAAACAAAACAAGATATTACATTAGATTCGGACTTTGAATCAGATTTGAAATCAGAGACTGATATCCTCTTAGAAACAGCGTCTGACCTTGAGATAGAATCCAAAACCACTACCGCTCCAAACTATGATGTTGTACTTCGAGTAAAGCCTCAAAAAGTAGCTCAAATAAAATCACAAATAATTAATGGACAAAAATGTATTGTCATTCCTATGGATGATAATGAACAAGCTAATGTAAACGGCACTGATACATTGCTTTAA
- a CDS encoding class I SAM-dependent methyltransferase: MKIAVTTTREADESLVYKAKGISKDLNISYIKRGNFSIEKTILKDSFDYLLVVERDKIVIKGKNSILFWHPNMSELKIKSIRQGNKEAIIEATKLEEGNSVLDCTLGLAGDSLVFSAVVGENGYVVGTEVNKYIAYLSKSGLENYNNVNDETINCINNITVVNESYEDYLFKQSDNSFDVVYFDPMFKEPNRKSTSINAFRAFADHRGLTKEILMQALRVCKKRVVIKERQGANDFEKLGIKKYYGGKKNGAIIYGVIEKNI, from the coding sequence ATGAAGATTGCAGTTACTACTACAAGAGAAGCAGATGAAAGCTTAGTTTATAAAGCAAAGGGTATATCTAAAGATTTAAATATATCATATATAAAAAGAGGGAATTTTAGTATAGAAAAAACAATTTTAAAAGATAGTTTTGATTATTTATTAGTAGTTGAAAGAGATAAAATTGTTATAAAAGGAAAAAATAGTATACTATTTTGGCATCCTAATATGTCAGAACTTAAGATTAAATCAATAAGACAAGGTAATAAAGAGGCTATAATAGAAGCAACAAAATTAGAAGAAGGAAATAGTGTATTAGATTGCACATTAGGTCTTGCAGGAGATTCCCTTGTCTTTTCAGCAGTTGTTGGAGAAAATGGATATGTTGTAGGAACGGAAGTAAACAAGTACATAGCTTATTTAAGTAAAAGCGGATTAGAGAATTATAATAATGTTAATGATGAAACTATAAATTGCATAAATAATATAACGGTAGTGAATGAATCATATGAAGATTACCTTTTTAAGCAAAGTGATAATAGTTTTGATGTAGTATATTTTGATCCCATGTTTAAAGAACCAAATAGAAAGTCAACATCAATAAATGCCTTTAGAGCTTTTGCAGATCATAGAGGATTAACAAAAGAGATTTTAATGCAAGCCCTTAGAGTGTGTAAAAAAAGAGTTGTTATTAAAGAAAGACAAGGTGCTAATGATTTTGAAAAATTAGGTATAAAAAAATATTATGGAGGCAAAAAAAATGGTGCAATTATTTATGGAGTAATTGAAAAAAATATATAA
- a CDS encoding cupin domain-containing protein encodes MYTAEYFIKELNMISHPEGGFYKESFMSKENILDRALNVESEESKRLWTSIYFLLRDGEVSNFHRLKSDEMWYYHSGSSLTIYMITPQGELITEELGLNIEKGEKPQILVPKDYIFGSAMNNEGYALVGCMVSPGFEFKDFELFKREYLLEKYPKYEQVILKLTR; translated from the coding sequence ATGTACACAGCAGAGTATTTTATAAAAGAATTAAATATGATATCACATCCAGAAGGTGGATTTTACAAAGAGAGTTTTATGTCAAAGGAAAATATTTTAGATAGGGCATTAAATGTTGAAAGTGAAGAATCAAAAAGACTTTGGACTAGTATATATTTTTTACTTAGAGATGGTGAAGTTTCAAATTTTCATAGATTAAAGTCTGATGAAATGTGGTACTATCATTCTGGTTCATCACTAACTATTTATATGATTACCCCTCAAGGAGAACTTATTACAGAAGAACTTGGGCTTAATATTGAAAAAGGAGAAAAACCTCAAATATTGGTTCCTAAAGATTACATATTTGGTTCTGCAATGAATAATGAAGGATATGCTTTAGTTGGTTGCATGGTATCTCCAGGCTTTGAATTTAAAGATTTTGAATTGTTTAAAAGGGAGTATTTACTAGAAAAATATCCAAAGTATGAACAAGTAATTCTTAAATTAACAAGATAG